The following coding sequences lie in one Cannabis sativa cultivar Pink pepper isolate KNU-18-1 chromosome 5, ASM2916894v1, whole genome shotgun sequence genomic window:
- the LOC133037995 gene encoding uncharacterized protein LOC133037995 isoform X1 has product MGRVVIFTYLSFMLVDMTFLKSAPVLKIKQKGGTPASSPVVAQKRKSDVMTSLAADSSKKLAKTTQDKGKKVVIDSPVRPRDFLAMQEKLLAEIPYEELVSRSTELAVQSVALFMKAAATPSKEIDSLKRQNAHFQENIKRLKQEVAKMEELHKELEEVNRAKEQLELELKKSQDTIAEMARDLEAEKESGKKQYDQAVSDYIYTTLSKVPDFDFSLLGDEAAEMAEAFRSMSPTRTQGNLPDEIEGVQAEEVENEVVSKIVDEAAPDETTPAA; this is encoded by the coding sequence ATGGGTAGAGTCGTGATTTTTACTTATCTGTCTTTTATGCTTGTAGACATGACTTTCctgaagtctgcccctgtcctgaagatcaagcaAAAGGGTGGGACACCGGCATCTTCACCAGTCGtcgcccagaagaggaagagcgatgtgatgaCTTCGCTCGCTGCAGATTCCTCCAAGAAGTTGGCCAAGACCACTCAGGATAAGGGGAAGAAGGTTGTCATTGATTCTCCGGTTCGCCCTCGCGACTTCCTGGCCATGCAGGAAAAATTACTGGCCGAGATTCCTTATGAGGAACTTGTTTCTCGATCTACTGAACTGGCCGTACAATCTGTGGCCTTGTTTATGAAAGCCGCGGCCACGCCTTCGAAGGAAAttgactcgctgaagaggcagaacgcccattttcaagaaaacataaaGAGGCTGAAGCAGGAGGTGGCCAAGATGGAGGAACTTCACAAGGAGCTCGAGGAAGTCAACAGGGCCAAAGAACAGTTGGAGCTCGAGCTCAAGAAGTCGCAGGACACGATCGCTGAGATGGCTCGCGActtggaggctgagaaagagagTGGGAAAAAACAGTATGATCAGGCTGTGTCTGATTACATTTATACTACTCTCTCCAAGGTCcctgacttcgacttctcgctgCTTGGAGATGAAGCTGCTGAAATGGCTGAAGCCTTTCGCTCGATGTCTCCTACCCGGACTCAAGGCAACCTTCCAGATGAAATCGAGGGAGTGCAGGCTGAGGAGGTCGAGAATGAAGTTGTGAGCAAGATCGTGGATGAGGCTGCTCCTGATGAGACTACTCCCGCtgcttga
- the LOC133037995 gene encoding uncharacterized protein LOC133037995 isoform X2, with protein MTFLKSAPVLKIKQKGGTPASSPVVAQKRKSDVMTSLAADSSKKLAKTTQDKGKKVVIDSPVRPRDFLAMQEKLLAEIPYEELVSRSTELAVQSVALFMKAAATPSKEIDSLKRQNAHFQENIKRLKQEVAKMEELHKELEEVNRAKEQLELELKKSQDTIAEMARDLEAEKESGKKQYDQAVSDYIYTTLSKVPDFDFSLLGDEAAEMAEAFRSMSPTRTQGNLPDEIEGVQAEEVENEVVSKIVDEAAPDETTPAA; from the coding sequence ATGACTTTCctgaagtctgcccctgtcctgaagatcaagcaAAAGGGTGGGACACCGGCATCTTCACCAGTCGtcgcccagaagaggaagagcgatgtgatgaCTTCGCTCGCTGCAGATTCCTCCAAGAAGTTGGCCAAGACCACTCAGGATAAGGGGAAGAAGGTTGTCATTGATTCTCCGGTTCGCCCTCGCGACTTCCTGGCCATGCAGGAAAAATTACTGGCCGAGATTCCTTATGAGGAACTTGTTTCTCGATCTACTGAACTGGCCGTACAATCTGTGGCCTTGTTTATGAAAGCCGCGGCCACGCCTTCGAAGGAAAttgactcgctgaagaggcagaacgcccattttcaagaaaacataaaGAGGCTGAAGCAGGAGGTGGCCAAGATGGAGGAACTTCACAAGGAGCTCGAGGAAGTCAACAGGGCCAAAGAACAGTTGGAGCTCGAGCTCAAGAAGTCGCAGGACACGATCGCTGAGATGGCTCGCGActtggaggctgagaaagagagTGGGAAAAAACAGTATGATCAGGCTGTGTCTGATTACATTTATACTACTCTCTCCAAGGTCcctgacttcgacttctcgctgCTTGGAGATGAAGCTGCTGAAATGGCTGAAGCCTTTCGCTCGATGTCTCCTACCCGGACTCAAGGCAACCTTCCAGATGAAATCGAGGGAGTGCAGGCTGAGGAGGTCGAGAATGAAGTTGTGAGCAAGATCGTGGATGAGGCTGCTCCTGATGAGACTACTCCCGCtgcttga